The Medicago truncatula cultivar Jemalong A17 chromosome 4, MtrunA17r5.0-ANR, whole genome shotgun sequence genome includes a region encoding these proteins:
- the LOC11440688 gene encoding uncharacterized protein encodes MGSKDGGDPFKGVDWKAVGGEMQQNPNVKPTIAKRLPKKVRNIPDHYFLPRYPLSHTLLFCGACIAAGVGAGMLVETWIDKKVKEDGGVIWEFDK; translated from the exons ATGGGAAGTAAAGATGGAGGAGATCCATTCAAAGGAGTGGATTGGAAAGCCGTTGGCGGTGAGATGCAGCAAAACCCTAATGTCAAACCAACTATTGCAAAACGACTCCCCAAGAAAGTTAGGAACATACCAGACCACTATTTCCTTCCCAGATATCCATTATCACACACTTTGTTGTTCTGTGGTGCCTGTATTGCCGCTGGAGTTGGTGCCGGTATGCTAGTAGAAACCTGGATCGACAAGAAAGTTAAAG AGGATGGTGGGGTGATATGGGAGTTTGACAAATAA
- the LOC11438817 gene encoding heat shock 70 kDa protein 8 has protein sequence MEDVIKNERLETYFLGMWVRSLESELRNADPRSRRFERIRKSLASSQEVMLFCWRQIDHFINMRNYVIVQAVLRNHPLPVLDHAPIRMTELAYAVTIAPESETSREEFVKKKRITGEEMFLPPPEIAIGIDIGTGPRCVAVWNDSKVELFSNTENENIMKSAEIIKDDGSSIGVISASEVTLSQNQEHDMLYEATIYNMRRLIGRIDVDPIVQENKKFPFLLHTLYIGGCPFIAAPKNIALKFTAAEQVLVVYLGQLRVLAETQLERPVSKVVLMVPVSFSRIQLARTQYVCAKAGLYDLKLMPQPTAVALLYAQQQMLASFSCEDMDSESNKVALIFNMDFGYCDVAVTVATAEGECRMKALAGSSIGGEDLLVNMIRYLLPDSENIFKKHIDGDEENKSMSLLRVAILEAIQRLSSQTSVEFDLDLGDGLKICKVVKREEFEDVNKEVFEKCERLIIQSLQDADIKVDDINDVIIVGGCWNIPKVKDLVTKICKGKELYKGMNPLEAALCGAAVAGAVAAGIVDPKLGLMTSHVTPFSVGIQANGIHFVPVIPRNTSMPTTRVMDFTTIHDNQTEALILVYEGEGQKAEENHLLGYLKIMGIPAAPRGVPEINVRMNIDCENGLRVGAAVYMPGSDQPAIPAMEARMPMSMTDDGYAEALNRTYGDTKDLVTLVKME, from the exons ATGGAAgatgtaataaaaaatgaacGGCTCGAAACATATTTTCTGGGTATGTGGGTGCGTTCATTAGAGAGTGAACTCAGGAATGCAGATCCAAGGTCACGTCGTTTTGAGCGTATCAGAAAGAGTCTCGCATCATCACAAGAAGTTATGCTTTTCTGCTGGCGTCAAATTGACCACTTCATCAACATGCGGAATTATGTCATTGTGCAAGCTGTGCTCCGTAATCATCCATTACCAGTTTTAGACCATGCCCCGATCAG GATGACAGAACTTGCATATGCTGTGACTATAGCGCCTGAAAGTGAAACCAGCAGGGAGGAATTTGTTAAGAAAAAACGAATCACCGGCGAGGAAATGTTTCTGCCACCTCCTGAAATAGCAATTGGAATTGATATTGGCACAGGGCCACGTTGTGTTGCTGTGTGGAATGATTCCAAAGTGGAACTTTTTAGCAATACAGAAAATGAGAACATTATGAAATCAGCTGAAATTATCAAAGATGATGGCTCTTCTATTGGAGTTATTAGTGCTAGTGAAGTGACACTCTCCCAAAACCAGGAGCATGACATGTTGTATGAAGCAACAATTTACAACATGAGACGTTTGATTGGCAGAATTGATGTTGACCCGATagttcaagaaaataaaaaatttccatttttgctgCATACTTTGTACATTGGCGGTTGCCCTTTTATTGCTGCACCAAAGAACATAGCTTTGAAGTTTACCGCTGCTGAACAAGTCCTTGTAGTATATCTGGGTCAATTAAGAGTACTGGCTGAAACTCAACTGGAACGACCTGTAAGCAAGGTAGTGTTGATGGTTCCAGTTTCATTCAGTCGAATCCAGCTAGCCCGGACACAATACGTTTGTGCAAAGGCCGGTCTTTATGATCTCAAGCTGATGCCTCAACCAACAGCAGTGGCTTTGTTGTATGCACAGCAACAAATGCTGGCTTCTTTTTCTTGTGAGGATATGGACAGCGAAAGCAATAAAGTAGCTCTCATTTTCAATATGGATTTCGGTTATTGTGATGTTGCTGTGACTGTTGCTACAGCAGAAGGAGAATGCAGAATGAAAGCTTTGGCAGGAAGTTCTATTGGTGGAGAAGACTTGCTTGTGAATATGATACGTTATCTCTTACCAGATTCTGAAAATATATTCAAGAAGCATATTGATGGGGACGAGGAAAATAAATCAATGAGTTTGCTTCGAGTGGCAATTCTAGAAGCGATTCAACGACTTTCCTCTCAGACAAGTGTTGAGTTTGATTTAGACTTGGGAGATGGTTTGAAAATATGTAAGGTTGTAAAGAGGGAGGAGTTTGAGGATGTAAATAAAGAGGTGTTTGAAAAGTGTGAAAGGCTGATCATCCAAAGCTTGCAAGATGCAGATATAAAAGTTGATGATATAAATGATGTGATAATTGTTGGTGGATGTTGGAATATACCGAAGGTGAAGGATCTTGTTACTAAAATATGCAAAGGAAAGGAACTTTATAAAGGAATGAACCCTTTGGAAgctgcactttgtggtgcagcTGTGGCAGGAGCTGTTGCTGCAGGAATTGTTGATCCCAAGTTAGGCTTGATGACTTCTCATGTCACACCTTTTTCTGTTGGAATTCAGGCTAATGGGATCCACTTTGTCCCTGTAATTCCGAGGAACACATCGATGCCAACAACGAGGGTTATGGATTTCACAACTATTCATGATAATCAAACTGAGGCATTGATCCTTGTCTACGAAGGTGAGGGACAGAAGGCTGAAGAAAACCACCTTTTGGGATATTTGAAAATAATGGGAATACCTGCAGCACCAAGAGGAGTTCCAGAAATTAATGTGCGTATGAACATAGACTGTGAAAACGGGCTGAGAGTTGGAGCTGCTGTTTATATGCCTGGATCAGACCAACCTGCAATTCCTGCTATGGAAGCGAGGATGCCTATGTCAATGACCGATGATGGGTATGCCGAGGCACTAAATAGAACCTATGGTGACACAAAGGATTTGGTTACTCTCGTCAAGATGGAATAG